Within the Saccharomonospora amisosensis genome, the region GGTTTTTGTGAGCCACCTTGCGAACGAGGCAACAATCGCGACTCCCGGCGGAGCTACCCGGTGAGCGTGCTCGAGGACATCATCGCCGACATCCGCGCCGACCTGGCCGAGCGTGAGGCAGCGCTGCCTTTCGACGAGCTGAAGCGGCGTGCGGCGGCGGCACAGCCGCCCCGAGACGTCATGGCGGCGCTGCGCGAGTCGGGTATCGGGGTGATCGCGGAGGTCAAGCGGCGCAGCCCGTCGAAGGGTGACCTCGCGCCGATTCCGGACCCCGCGGCGCTTGCCAGGGACTACGAGGACGCGGGCGCCCGCGTGATCAGCGTGCTCACCGAGCGCAGGCGCTTCGGCGGCTCGCTGGCCGATCTGGACGCCGTGCGGGCAGCGGTGGACGTTCCGCTGCTGCGCAAGGACTTCATCGTCAGCCCGTACCAGGTACACGAGGCCCGGCTGCACGGCGCCGACATGGTGCTGCTGATCGTCGCCGCGCTCGAGCAGAACGCGCTGGTCTCGTTGCTGGACCGGGTCGAGTCGCTCGGCATGACCGCACTCGTGGAGGTGCACAACGCCGAGGAGGCCGACCGGGCGCTGGAGGCGGGAGCCACGGTTATCGGCATCAACGCGCGCAACCTGCACACCCTCGAGGTCGACAGGGACGTGTTCGGCAGGCTCGCTCCCGGGTTGCCCATGGAGACGTACAAGGTCGCCGAGTCGGGCGTCCGTGGACCGGGCGATCTGATGGCCTACGCCGGGCACGGTGCCGACGCCGTGCTGGTCGGCGAGGGCCTGGTGGCGACCGACGACCCCAAGGGCGCGCTGGTCA harbors:
- the trpC gene encoding indole-3-glycerol phosphate synthase TrpC produces the protein MSVLEDIIADIRADLAEREAALPFDELKRRAAAAQPPRDVMAALRESGIGVIAEVKRRSPSKGDLAPIPDPAALARDYEDAGARVISVLTERRRFGGSLADLDAVRAAVDVPLLRKDFIVSPYQVHEARLHGADMVLLIVAALEQNALVSLLDRVESLGMTALVEVHNAEEADRALEAGATVIGINARNLHTLEVDRDVFGRLAPGLPMETYKVAESGVRGPGDLMAYAGHGADAVLVGEGLVATDDPKGALVKLVTAGSHPACPRPSR